A genomic stretch from Chitinophaga lutea includes:
- a CDS encoding FAD-dependent oxidoreductase → MNTRDGRCVSLWQNSSSIYQARPVTGDNSFYDVIIVGGGITGVSTALQLQEAGKKCLLLEANHLGFGTTGGTTAHINTLLDTPYTTIGKNFGQENAMRTAQAVKDGLMHIRRNIDHYAIRCGFSDADAYLFAQDEAQDKKLRDIAAATLDAGLHVTTTPEIPVPVPFTQAIRVEGQAKFHPMQYLFGIAKAYEHIGGAIIQRCRVTGVENNDLVEVETTGGKFTARDLVYATHIPPGVNILHLRCVPYRSYAMAVTLEDEQYPEDLAYDMYDPYHYYRTQEVDGQKYLIAGGKDHKTGEEPNTESCFTQLEAHVRKYFAIKEIAFKWSSQFFEPADGLPYIGHLPGQPENIYVACGYGGNGMIYSSVAATLITKLIMDEVSLYAALFDPNRIKPVAGFSNFIKHNADVVRQFAGKLFPSDKLLQLADLAPDEAKIVQYEGKKLAIYKDAAGQIHAVSPNCTHLQCDVKWNTSEQSWDCPCHGSRFDADGYVLTGPADRDLERVAIESVKKSKVF, encoded by the coding sequence ATGAATACAAGAGACGGACGCTGCGTCAGCCTTTGGCAAAACAGCTCAAGCATATACCAGGCACGGCCCGTTACGGGCGACAATAGCTTTTATGACGTCATCATTGTAGGGGGCGGTATTACCGGTGTGAGCACGGCTTTGCAGCTGCAGGAGGCCGGTAAGAAATGCCTGCTGCTGGAGGCCAATCACCTCGGGTTCGGTACTACCGGCGGCACCACCGCACACATTAATACGCTGCTGGATACGCCATACACCACCATCGGGAAAAACTTCGGGCAGGAGAACGCTATGCGCACCGCGCAGGCGGTAAAGGATGGCCTGATGCACATCAGGCGAAACATCGATCACTACGCCATCCGGTGTGGCTTTTCTGATGCAGATGCGTATTTATTTGCACAAGATGAGGCGCAGGATAAAAAGTTGCGCGACATTGCGGCCGCCACCCTGGACGCCGGCCTCCATGTTACCACCACACCTGAAATTCCGGTGCCCGTGCCCTTTACCCAGGCTATTCGTGTGGAAGGCCAGGCGAAATTCCACCCGATGCAGTATTTGTTCGGTATCGCAAAGGCATATGAACACATCGGTGGCGCTATTATCCAGCGTTGCAGGGTAACGGGAGTTGAAAACAACGACCTGGTTGAAGTGGAAACAACGGGCGGTAAATTTACCGCAAGAGACCTGGTGTATGCCACGCACATCCCTCCGGGCGTGAATATCCTGCACCTGCGCTGCGTGCCTTACCGCAGCTATGCCATGGCGGTTACCCTGGAAGATGAACAGTACCCTGAAGACCTGGCGTACGACATGTACGACCCCTATCATTATTACCGCACGCAGGAAGTGGACGGGCAAAAGTATCTTATTGCCGGTGGTAAAGACCATAAAACGGGTGAAGAGCCGAATACGGAAAGCTGCTTCACCCAGTTGGAAGCACATGTCCGGAAATATTTCGCAATAAAGGAGATCGCATTCAAGTGGTCGTCGCAGTTTTTTGAACCGGCAGACGGATTACCTTATATCGGGCATCTTCCCGGCCAGCCTGAAAATATTTACGTGGCCTGTGGTTATGGCGGCAATGGTATGATATACAGCAGCGTGGCGGCCACCCTCATCACCAAACTCATCATGGATGAAGTAAGCCTTTATGCGGCGTTGTTCGATCCTAACCGCATTAAACCGGTGGCGGGTTTCAGCAATTTCATCAAACACAATGCAGACGTGGTTCGGCAGTTCGCCGGGAAATTATTCCCTTCGGATAAATTATTACAGCTGGCGGATCTGGCCCCGGATGAAGCGAAAATCGTGCAGTATGAAGGAAAGAAACTGGCCATATATAAAGATGCGGCCGGGCAAATCCACGCCGTCAGCCCGAACTGCACGCACCTGCAGTGTGATGTAAAATGGAATACCTCGGAACAGTCGTGGGATTGCCCCTGCCACGGATCCCGTTTCGACGCGGACGGTTATGTATTGACGGGCCCGGCGGACCGTGACCTGGAAAGGGTAGCCATCGAATCGGTCAAGAAAAGCAAAGTGTTTTAA
- a CDS encoding SDR family oxidoreductase: MENMQKNILITGGTTGIGRATALLLAAKGAKVFIFGRHENELNDTLSDARKAGVEKNITGITADVSRESDVAYVFEKADEALGDIDVLINNAALGYAGIMSGNYSDWQYIINTNLLGYVACAAEAIKRMRRNSSGHIINIGSMSAETKEKGSSLYVATKSAIKGLSQSLRKEVNPLGIKVTLIEPGAVGTDMQPQSPEEQREKETNLEMLKAEDIAACVLYVLTQPQRCDLVEIQIRPHLQMI, translated from the coding sequence ATGGAAAATATGCAGAAAAACATCCTGATAACCGGCGGCACCACCGGTATCGGTCGCGCTACCGCCCTGCTGCTGGCAGCGAAGGGCGCGAAGGTTTTCATTTTCGGCAGGCACGAAAATGAGCTGAATGATACCCTGAGCGATGCCCGCAAGGCCGGCGTGGAGAAAAACATCACCGGCATCACCGCCGATGTGTCGAGGGAAAGTGATGTAGCGTACGTTTTTGAAAAGGCAGACGAGGCGCTCGGCGACATCGACGTGCTGATCAACAACGCCGCACTCGGGTATGCCGGTATCATGTCAGGCAATTACAGCGACTGGCAATACATTATCAACACCAACCTGCTCGGGTACGTCGCCTGCGCCGCCGAAGCCATCAAGCGTATGCGCCGCAACAGCAGCGGGCACATTATCAACATCGGCTCCATGAGCGCCGAAACGAAAGAAAAAGGCAGTTCCCTGTATGTGGCCACGAAAAGCGCCATCAAGGGGCTGTCTCAATCACTGCGCAAGGAAGTGAACCCGTTGGGCATTAAGGTGACCCTCATCGAGCCCGGCGCGGTGGGCACCGATATGCAGCCGCAGTCGCCCGAAGAGCAGCGTGAAAAAGAAACCAACCTGGAAATGCTGAAGGCGGAAGACATTGCCGCATGCGTGTTATACGTACTGACACAGCCGCAGCGATGCGACCTTGTTGAAATACAGATCCGCCCACATCTGCAAATGATATGA
- a CDS encoding DUF6766 family protein — MKQQHSFLYRNGLSIVFFGILLICWIGQAYTGWLQFNKELEEKGMEPLRFGPYLGSPHFFEATFENWESEFLQMGMYVILTVILRQKGSAESKDLDKKEAVDREPKPGKDAPWPVNKGGWWLRLYKHSLSLAFFFLFAVSFVLHFIGSRGTYNIEQLAAHEPPASVSEYLLNSKFWFESFQNWQSEFLAVGSIIVLSIFLRQWGSPESKPVDAPHSETGK, encoded by the coding sequence ATGAAACAGCAACATTCGTTTCTTTACCGCAACGGGCTGTCGATCGTATTCTTCGGCATCCTGCTGATCTGCTGGATAGGGCAGGCTTATACCGGCTGGCTGCAGTTCAACAAGGAACTCGAAGAAAAAGGGATGGAGCCGCTGCGCTTTGGCCCATACCTTGGTAGCCCTCATTTTTTTGAGGCCACCTTCGAAAACTGGGAAAGTGAGTTTCTCCAGATGGGGATGTATGTGATACTGACGGTGATATTGCGGCAGAAAGGATCTGCCGAATCCAAAGACCTGGATAAAAAAGAGGCGGTAGACAGGGAACCGAAACCCGGGAAAGATGCGCCCTGGCCCGTGAACAAGGGCGGCTGGTGGCTGAGGCTTTACAAACATTCCCTGTCGCTGGCCTTTTTTTTCCTCTTCGCGGTTTCGTTCGTATTGCATTTTATCGGCAGCAGAGGCACCTACAACATCGAACAGCTGGCGGCGCACGAACCGCCGGCATCCGTATCGGAATACCTGCTCAATTCGAAATTCTGGTTCGAATCGTTCCAGAACTGGCAGAGTGAATTTCTGGCGGTGGGCTCCATTATCGTTTTGTCAATTTTTCTCCGGCAATGGGGTTCTCCCGAATCAAAACCGGTGGATGCACCGCATAGTGAAACCGGCAAGTGA
- a CDS encoding ion transporter, whose protein sequence is MIQEKENNRGLHRWQMQLHELIYESEKPAGKAFDVALLACILLSIVVVMLDSVASLHDRFGGFFYALEWIFTGLFTVEYILRLICIRRPQRYVFSFLGIIDLLAIIPTYLSILFVGAQSLMVLRALRLLRIFRIFRLVHFISEMRFLTVAVMNSMRKISIFILFVLTVVVILGSVIYLVEDENSGFTSIPQSVYWAIVTITTVGYGDVAPVTTAGKMIASFIMLLGYGIIAVPTGIVTTEMAIAARNRSHSNQACPSCGKEGHDHDARFCKYCGSVL, encoded by the coding sequence ATGATCCAGGAAAAAGAAAACAACCGTGGACTGCATCGCTGGCAAATGCAGCTGCATGAGCTGATCTACGAATCGGAGAAACCGGCAGGCAAAGCCTTCGACGTGGCGCTGCTCGCCTGCATATTACTGAGCATCGTAGTAGTGATGCTGGACAGTGTGGCCTCCCTGCACGACCGTTTCGGCGGATTTTTCTATGCACTGGAATGGATATTCACCGGCCTCTTTACCGTGGAATACATCCTGCGCCTTATCTGTATCCGGCGCCCGCAACGGTACGTATTCAGTTTCCTGGGTATCATCGACCTGCTTGCCATCATTCCCACCTACCTGAGTATCCTGTTCGTGGGCGCCCAATCCCTGATGGTGCTGCGAGCGTTGCGGCTGCTGCGCATCTTCAGGATTTTCCGCCTCGTGCATTTTATCTCCGAAATGCGATTCCTGACCGTGGCGGTCATGAACAGTATGCGCAAGATCAGCATCTTTATTTTGTTTGTGCTGACGGTGGTGGTGATCCTCGGGTCGGTGATTTACCTGGTGGAAGATGAGAATAGTGGATTCACGAGTATCCCGCAATCCGTGTACTGGGCCATTGTAACGATCACCACCGTGGGGTACGGCGATGTGGCACCTGTTACCACCGCGGGCAAAATGATCGCCAGTTTTATAATGCTGCTGGGTTACGGCATCATTGCGGTGCCTACCGGTATTGTGACCACCGAAATGGCCATCGCAGCGAGAAACAGGTCGCATTCCAACCAGGCCTGCCCGTCGTGTGGCAAAGAAGGCCACGACCATGACGCCCGCTTCTGCAAATATTGTGGGTCTGTCCTGTAG
- a CDS encoding FadR/GntR family transcriptional regulator — translation MMKNIQPLQRKNLADEVAAQLRQLIGSGTYAVGQQLPTEPELMQQFGVGRSTIREAVRLIVNAGLVRVQQGLGTFVISQQALGEPLAQRFNRAHFQDLNEVRLLLEVKIAEKAAIHRTKEDIVKMKAFLKKRHEAAKANDVEACRRADVDFHTAVAVASGNEIMVDLYKTIATHLIQSFKDRYTDTVSFLESQHLHKALLDSIIDKDSAQALIWATRISSGVK, via the coding sequence ATGATGAAGAACATTCAACCTCTACAACGTAAAAACCTTGCGGACGAAGTGGCTGCGCAATTGCGGCAGCTGATCGGTTCCGGCACGTATGCCGTAGGGCAGCAGTTGCCGACCGAGCCCGAACTGATGCAACAGTTCGGGGTGGGGCGTTCCACCATCCGCGAGGCCGTCAGGTTGATTGTGAATGCGGGGCTGGTGCGGGTACAGCAGGGGTTGGGCACTTTCGTGATCTCGCAGCAGGCACTGGGTGAGCCGCTGGCACAACGGTTTAACCGGGCCCACTTTCAGGACCTCAATGAAGTGAGGCTGCTGCTCGAAGTGAAAATCGCGGAAAAAGCCGCCATCCACCGCACCAAGGAAGATATCGTGAAAATGAAGGCTTTCCTCAAAAAGCGGCACGAAGCCGCCAAAGCGAATGACGTGGAAGCCTGCCGCCGCGCCGATGTGGATTTTCACACCGCCGTGGCCGTGGCATCGGGGAATGAAATCATGGTGGACCTGTATAAAACCATCGCCACCCATCTGATACAATCGTTTAAAGACAGATATACAGATACCGTCTCGTTTCTGGAATCACAGCATCTGCACAAGGCACTGCTGGACAGCATTATAGACAAAGACTCCGCGCAGGCGCTCATATGGGCTACCCGTATCAGCAGCGGCGTGAAATAA
- a CDS encoding MFS transporter translates to METVLEAEDKATSARNVAEKTVFSVLLALSFTHLLNDTIQSLIPAIYPLVKDSLHLNFSQVGLITLTFQLSASILQPLVGLYTDKRPQPYSLAIGMGFTLLGLVCLSLSHSFAMVLLSVALVGVGSAIFHPEASRLAYMASGGKHGMAQSLFQVGGNTGSSLGPLLAAAIIVPFGQLHIAWFSLVALLAIVVMLRISRWYLNNPHRIKPKKKTVQTETMKLSKGRVAFALFILLVLIFSKYFYMASLTSYYTFYLMDKFHVSVQDSQVYLFVFLFAIAAGTFIGGPIGDRIGRKYVIWISILGVAPFALLMPHVNLVWTVVMSVFIGVILSSAFSAILVYAQELVPGKVGMIAGLFFGFAFGMAGVGSALLGELADRTSINYVYQVCAYLPLIGLLTGFLPNIEGKRKS, encoded by the coding sequence ATGGAAACTGTATTGGAGGCCGAAGACAAAGCCACTTCGGCCCGCAATGTGGCAGAAAAAACGGTTTTCTCCGTACTGCTGGCGCTTAGTTTTACACACCTGCTGAACGACACCATCCAGTCGCTCATTCCGGCCATTTACCCGCTGGTCAAAGATTCTCTGCACCTGAACTTTTCCCAGGTAGGCCTGATTACCCTCACCTTCCAGCTCTCTGCGTCCATTCTGCAGCCACTGGTGGGCCTGTACACCGACAAACGGCCGCAGCCCTATTCCCTGGCCATCGGCATGGGATTTACCCTGCTGGGACTGGTGTGCCTTTCATTGTCGCACAGCTTCGCCATGGTGCTGCTGTCTGTAGCGCTGGTAGGCGTCGGTTCGGCCATTTTCCACCCCGAAGCATCGCGTCTGGCTTACATGGCCTCGGGCGGCAAACATGGCATGGCACAATCGCTGTTCCAGGTGGGCGGCAATACCGGCAGCTCGCTGGGGCCTTTGCTGGCGGCGGCGATCATTGTGCCCTTCGGGCAGCTGCACATCGCCTGGTTTTCGCTGGTGGCGCTGCTGGCCATTGTGGTGATGCTGCGCATCAGCCGCTGGTATCTCAATAATCCGCACCGCATCAAACCGAAGAAAAAAACGGTACAGACGGAAACGATGAAACTGTCCAAAGGCCGTGTGGCGTTTGCGCTGTTCATCCTGCTGGTGCTCATTTTCTCGAAGTATTTTTACATGGCCAGCCTCACCAGTTATTACACCTTCTACCTGATGGACAAGTTCCATGTATCGGTACAGGACTCCCAGGTATACCTGTTTGTGTTCCTGTTCGCCATTGCCGCGGGCACCTTTATCGGCGGCCCCATCGGCGACCGCATCGGCCGGAAATACGTGATCTGGATTTCCATCCTCGGGGTGGCACCGTTTGCGTTGCTGATGCCGCATGTGAACCTGGTATGGACGGTGGTGATGAGCGTGTTCATCGGCGTGATTCTTTCTTCCGCCTTCTCCGCCATCCTCGTGTACGCGCAGGAACTGGTGCCGGGTAAAGTGGGAATGATCGCGGGACTGTTTTTCGGGTTTGCCTTTGGTATGGCGGGCGTAGGTTCTGCACTGCTGGGCGAACTGGCAGACCGCACCAGTATCAATTACGTATACCAGGTGTGTGCTTACCTGCCGCTGATCGGCCTGCTCACGGGCTTTTTGCCGAATATTGAAGGGAAGAGAAAATCCTGA
- a CDS encoding DUF2490 domain-containing protein, which yields MSCCIAFGATAQQRQTAGWFAAFNTFRIPASKFSVYMDVQVRTTDKFEALQTLIVRPGLNYHVRKNMIATVGYAWIRLRSMYNSAANQIEFDYLSEHRIWEQFIVNHQVAFVPLQHRFRLEQRFLPKSVVEENDLKNDGFDLAHRFRYFLRGIVPIDGSKAFEKGLFVAAQNELFLNYGDPTRTNGKVFDQNRAYLAVGYRLSPKFDVEGGYLNQFISGPGSARITYHVAQIATYVRL from the coding sequence ATGTCCTGCTGTATCGCCTTTGGTGCCACCGCACAGCAGCGGCAAACCGCAGGCTGGTTCGCGGCATTCAACACTTTCCGCATTCCCGCCAGCAAGTTCAGTGTATACATGGATGTCCAGGTTCGCACTACCGACAAATTCGAAGCGTTGCAGACGCTTATCGTGCGGCCCGGCTTAAATTATCATGTACGCAAAAACATGATCGCCACGGTGGGTTACGCCTGGATCCGGCTGCGTTCCATGTACAATAGCGCGGCCAACCAGATCGAGTTCGATTATTTGTCGGAGCACCGCATATGGGAGCAGTTCATCGTGAACCACCAGGTGGCTTTTGTTCCACTGCAGCACCGCTTCAGGCTGGAGCAACGTTTCCTGCCGAAGAGCGTGGTGGAGGAAAATGACCTGAAAAATGACGGCTTTGACCTGGCACACCGCTTCCGGTATTTCCTGCGAGGGATTGTGCCGATAGATGGCTCGAAAGCATTTGAGAAAGGCCTCTTTGTAGCCGCGCAGAATGAATTGTTCCTCAACTACGGCGACCCGACCCGCACCAATGGCAAGGTATTCGACCAGAACCGTGCTTACCTGGCCGTAGGCTACCGCCTCAGCCCGAAGTTCGATGTGGAAGGCGGTTATCTCAACCAGTTCATATCCGGCCCCGGTAGCGCAAGAATCACCTATCATGTGGCGCAGATCGCAACGTATGTGCGGTTGTAG
- a CDS encoding beta-N-acetylhexosaminidase, translating into MMRSLLLMLLPFTAAAQPALIPQPQEVVWGKGSCLPTGYKALLPMDAAFEKEGKKLLALFPHAGVQQVSRGGYLAIRRGPTKPEGYTLSVHRDSIVITAADAAGAFYGIQTLQQLMDGRKDIPACRITDWPAFPWRGYMVDVGRNYQSMSLLKQQIDVMARYKLNIFHFHPTEDVAWRLAIRQYPQLTAPEHMLRQHGKFYSEAEVQALIAYCRERHITFVPEIDMPGHSAAFKRAMKTDMQSDSGLAIVKNILREVVATYDLPYVHIGGDEVHITNPQFLPAVTELLHSLGKKTIGWSPGGNLHQQTIRQLWMRDGAVEKNLQYIDSRHMYLNHIDPLETPVTLFLRKIDAGTLGATLCLWHDRKIAHESDLLQMNAVYPGIPAFAERTWRGGGHNGMLAAIGAPGAVQTKEFSEFESRLMQHRGTYFAGKPFPYAAQSSIVWNLYGPFDNGGQLEKEFTVNTNAAPVLQIVGGTIVLRHWWAPLVTGVLPDPKENTTWYAVTKIWRDKAGTEDFWVGFNNFSRSPATDSPPANEWDEKKSAVWVNGIAVPPPHWKKAGQKGNSEIPLQDEGYESRVPTKVDLQKGWNIIKVKAPVGSFEGRDWQNPVKWMFTFIPAP; encoded by the coding sequence ATGATGCGCTCTTTATTGCTGATGTTGTTACCCTTTACCGCCGCGGCACAGCCCGCGCTGATTCCACAGCCGCAGGAAGTTGTATGGGGCAAGGGAAGCTGTCTGCCAACCGGATATAAGGCTTTGCTCCCGATGGATGCGGCATTCGAAAAAGAAGGAAAAAAATTGCTGGCCCTGTTTCCTCATGCCGGTGTGCAACAGGTATCCCGCGGCGGCTACCTGGCTATCCGCCGCGGCCCCACCAAACCCGAAGGTTACACCCTTTCAGTGCACCGCGACAGTATCGTGATCACCGCAGCGGATGCGGCGGGGGCGTTCTACGGTATCCAGACCCTCCAACAGCTGATGGACGGGAGGAAAGACATTCCCGCTTGCCGGATTACCGACTGGCCGGCATTTCCATGGCGCGGCTACATGGTGGATGTGGGGAGGAATTACCAGTCGATGTCATTGCTGAAACAACAGATCGATGTGATGGCACGCTACAAACTGAATATCTTCCATTTCCACCCCACGGAAGATGTGGCGTGGCGGCTGGCTATCCGCCAGTATCCACAGCTCACGGCCCCGGAGCACATGCTTCGCCAGCACGGAAAATTTTACTCGGAAGCGGAGGTGCAGGCGCTCATCGCATACTGCCGCGAGCGCCATATTACTTTCGTGCCGGAGATAGACATGCCCGGGCATAGTGCCGCCTTCAAACGCGCCATGAAAACCGATATGCAGTCAGATAGCGGGTTGGCGATCGTCAAAAATATTCTTCGGGAAGTGGTTGCCACTTACGACCTGCCATATGTGCACATCGGCGGCGACGAAGTACATATCACCAACCCGCAGTTCCTGCCCGCGGTAACGGAACTCCTGCATTCGCTGGGTAAAAAAACGATCGGCTGGAGCCCCGGCGGCAACCTGCATCAGCAAACCATCCGGCAGTTGTGGATGCGCGATGGCGCCGTAGAAAAGAACCTGCAGTACATAGATTCCCGGCATATGTACCTCAATCACATCGACCCGCTGGAAACACCCGTCACGCTTTTTCTGCGGAAGATCGATGCCGGTACGCTGGGAGCAACGCTCTGCCTGTGGCACGACCGGAAGATTGCCCATGAAAGCGATCTGCTGCAAATGAACGCGGTATACCCCGGCATTCCCGCATTTGCCGAACGCACCTGGCGTGGCGGCGGGCACAACGGCATGCTGGCTGCCATCGGGGCACCGGGAGCTGTCCAAACAAAAGAATTCAGCGAGTTCGAAAGCCGGCTGATGCAGCACCGGGGAACCTATTTCGCAGGCAAGCCGTTCCCCTACGCTGCACAGTCTTCCATCGTCTGGAATCTGTACGGGCCGTTCGATAATGGTGGCCAGCTGGAAAAGGAATTCACGGTGAATACCAATGCTGCGCCGGTGCTGCAAATCGTGGGAGGCACCATCGTTCTCCGTCACTGGTGGGCGCCGCTGGTGACTGGCGTGCTGCCCGACCCGAAAGAGAACACCACCTGGTATGCCGTTACAAAAATCTGGCGCGATAAAGCAGGCACCGAAGATTTTTGGGTCGGGTTCAACAATTTCTCCCGTTCGCCGGCCACGGATTCGCCGCCCGCGAATGAATGGGATGAAAAGAAAAGCGCCGTATGGGTAAATGGCATCGCGGTGCCGCCGCCCCATTGGAAAAAAGCGGGCCAAAAGGGGAATTCCGAAATCCCGCTTCAAGATGAAGGATATGAGTCGAGGGTCCCCACGAAAGTTGACCTGCAAAAGGGCTGGAACATCATCAAAGTAAAAGCGCCCGTAGGCAGCTTTGAGGGGCGCGACTGGCAGAACCCGGTGAAGTGGATGTTCACGTTTATCCCGGCTCCGTAG
- a CDS encoding YheT family hydrolase → MPVLHHTDYKAPFLLRNRHLLTIFPSLFRKVKAAQYTRRRIRTADNDFIDLDISSVNSKRLVIILHGLEGNSRRQYVTGMVNIFNEGRYDTAAMNFRGCSGESNEALRFYHSGETGDLQTVIDHIIASGQYQQIHLVGFSLGGNVTLKYIGEQGAGIPSIVRSAVAISVPCDLKDSSLELEKSHNAIYMKRFIRSLGAKLEAKAQRYPEKISLDRFGEIRSFQQFDDRYTAPIHGFKDAEEYWAKNSSRQFLPDIRIPTLLINALDDPFLGRGSFPYEEAEQNPFFHLETPATGGHVGFVTFSGKHYWSERRAFQFIHDHP, encoded by the coding sequence ATGCCGGTTCTCCATCATACCGATTACAAAGCTCCCTTCCTGCTGCGGAACCGCCATCTGCTCACGATCTTCCCTTCCCTGTTCAGGAAAGTGAAAGCAGCGCAGTACACCCGCCGGCGCATCCGCACCGCGGACAATGACTTCATCGATCTCGACATCAGCAGCGTGAACAGCAAACGGCTCGTGATCATCCTGCACGGACTGGAAGGCAATTCCCGCCGGCAATATGTCACCGGCATGGTGAATATTTTCAATGAAGGCCGGTACGACACCGCCGCCATGAACTTCCGCGGCTGCAGCGGCGAAAGCAACGAGGCGCTGCGTTTTTATCACAGCGGCGAAACTGGCGACCTGCAAACCGTGATCGATCACATCATCGCTTCCGGCCAGTACCAGCAGATCCATCTCGTCGGGTTTTCACTGGGCGGCAACGTCACCCTCAAATACATTGGCGAACAGGGCGCAGGTATTCCGTCCATCGTACGTTCCGCCGTAGCCATCTCCGTCCCCTGCGATCTGAAAGACAGCTCCCTCGAACTGGAGAAAAGCCACAACGCCATTTACATGAAACGGTTCATCCGCTCGCTGGGCGCCAAACTCGAAGCTAAAGCACAACGTTACCCTGAAAAAATCTCGCTGGACCGGTTCGGTGAAATCCGCAGCTTCCAGCAGTTCGACGACCGCTATACCGCTCCCATTCACGGTTTCAAAGATGCGGAAGAATACTGGGCGAAAAACAGCTCACGGCAATTCCTGCCAGACATCCGCATTCCCACGCTCCTCATCAACGCACTCGATGATCCGTTCCTGGGCAGGGGCAGCTTTCCGTACGAGGAGGCGGAACAGAATCCCTTCTTCCATCTCGAAACACCCGCCACCGGCGGCCATGTGGGTTTTGTGACCTTCTCAGGCAAACACTACTGGTCGGAAAGAAGGGCCTTCCAGTTCATCCACGATCATCCCTGA
- a CDS encoding ClpP family protease, which translates to MSIIPTVIDSSSRGAFDIYSLLLKERIIFLGTAIDENVANLIVAQLLYLDSENHYPIRLYINSPGGSVYAGLAIYDTMRICKSPISTVSVGFTGSMSTVLLTCGTRGQRYALSHATVHMHPTGGGARGYTEDVRIAYQEQERLQNQIFRLLERNSNHKREEIEEMFRRDKFMNALEAKEYGFVDEVLGDVNDLVAILQPPVVGDGIPVQG; encoded by the coding sequence ATGTCTATCATTCCCACCGTGATCGACAGTTCCTCGCGGGGAGCTTTCGACATATACAGTCTTTTGCTCAAAGAGCGCATCATTTTCCTCGGTACTGCCATCGATGAAAACGTAGCCAACCTCATCGTAGCGCAGTTGCTGTACCTCGACAGCGAAAATCATTACCCGATCCGCCTTTACATCAACAGCCCGGGCGGCAGCGTGTACGCCGGCCTGGCGATTTACGACACGATGCGCATCTGCAAATCGCCGATCTCCACCGTGTCTGTCGGTTTTACGGGCAGCATGAGCACCGTATTGCTGACTTGCGGCACACGCGGCCAACGCTACGCCCTGTCACACGCCACCGTACATATGCACCCCACCGGAGGCGGTGCGCGCGGATATACGGAAGACGTACGGATCGCCTACCAGGAGCAGGAAAGGCTGCAAAACCAGATTTTCCGGCTGCTGGAGCGCAATTCCAATCATAAAAGGGAAGAAATCGAGGAAATGTTCCGCCGCGATAAATTCATGAATGCCCTCGAAGCAAAGGAATACGGTTTTGTGGATGAGGTGTTGGGCGATGTGAACGACCTAGTGGCCATTCTGCAACCGCCCGTGGTGGGCGACGGAATACCGGTTCAGGGATGA
- a CDS encoding RNA polymerase sigma factor: MDWITALYRDAFPHAARIVRQLGGDPETARDFFHDAMIIYLEKSRNGTLQVEVSPRAYLLGITKILWLKQHHNRYVPLSMAEHNLSIPADFYTPPQHQPLLERLKSAGAKCMQLLQAFYYDRLNMTEIAEQFRYSSPHSATVQKHKCLEKVRDQVQKTEVYEETVA; this comes from the coding sequence ATGGATTGGATAACAGCTTTATACAGGGACGCCTTTCCGCATGCGGCGCGTATTGTCCGCCAGCTGGGAGGCGACCCGGAAACGGCCCGCGATTTTTTTCACGATGCCATGATCATTTACCTGGAAAAGAGCCGGAACGGCACCCTCCAGGTGGAAGTGTCGCCCAGGGCATACCTGCTGGGCATTACCAAGATATTGTGGTTGAAACAGCACCATAACCGGTATGTTCCGCTGAGCATGGCGGAACATAACCTCTCCATTCCCGCCGATTTTTACACGCCGCCACAACACCAGCCGCTGCTGGAGCGCCTCAAATCCGCAGGCGCCAAATGTATGCAGCTGCTGCAGGCGTTTTACTACGACCGGCTGAACATGACCGAGATTGCGGAGCAGTTCCGTTACAGCAGCCCTCATTCCGCTACCGTACAGAAGCACAAATGCCTCGAAAAGGTGCGGGACCAGGTGCAAAAAACCGAAGTATATGAGGAAACCGTTGCATGA